In one Sphingomonas sp. AP4-R1 genomic region, the following are encoded:
- a CDS encoding xanthine dehydrogenase family protein molybdopterin-binding subunit: MFGFGNTKSLTMDKPHPFSLLDTGVQGAISQPFDRVDGPKKVSGAATYAAEFAFDSLAYGFLVSARIGAGKVVSIDADVVRSLPGVIDVVWDFDRFIRVAGQGGDTKAPTQRVQEIAFTGEIIAIVIAESYEAARDAALQLPVTYERGEGVFDSEVNRGEAYTPPDAVTPGHFSQGDVDKAMTQAPITIDVTYTTPSQNSAAMEPHASTAVWDGDGSLTLYGAYQMPTSDASQLAKALGLSVKKVRIISRYIGGGFGSKLGIAPESVAAAIAARQIGRPVKAVMARQQVFEATVRRSNTEQRLRLAANSNGRLTAIGQESFVSNLPGEDYFEPVGIGTHMIYAGENRLISHLQIPLNLVLSGSMRAPGEAVGMIGLECAMDELAEKLGMDPIELRKVNDTSVDPEKGVPFSSRSLTTALDDGAKRFGWSDRARPGERRDGEWLIGLGMASAVRGNMLMESAAKVEIHSDGSATVASAMTDIGTGSYTILAQIASEILGIPVDRIKVKLGDTNAPPAAGSGGSWGAGSSGSAVYLACEMLKDKLAKAMGVDVEILTLKDGVAIGANRSVPISELVGEGLDAIGHIKPGKQEKETTQASFGAHFVEVGVNVVTGEIRVRRMLGVFAAGRVLNAKTARSQCLGGMTFGIGAALTEELYHDTRNGKLVNRDLAEYHVPANADVPQLEVHFLAERDVHANPIHAKGIGELGISGAAAAVANAVYNATGIRVREFPITLDKLLPGLPDIQ, encoded by the coding sequence ATGTTCGGTTTCGGCAACACCAAGAGTCTGACGATGGACAAGCCCCATCCGTTCAGCCTGCTCGACACAGGAGTTCAGGGCGCCATCAGCCAACCCTTCGACCGCGTCGACGGCCCGAAAAAGGTCTCCGGCGCTGCGACTTACGCGGCAGAGTTTGCCTTCGATAGTCTCGCCTACGGCTTTCTCGTGAGCGCAAGGATCGGGGCTGGCAAGGTCGTTTCCATCGACGCGGACGTGGTTCGATCCCTTCCTGGCGTGATCGACGTGGTCTGGGACTTCGATCGCTTCATTCGCGTCGCGGGACAGGGCGGAGACACCAAAGCGCCAACCCAGCGCGTCCAGGAGATCGCCTTCACCGGCGAAATCATCGCAATCGTAATCGCGGAGAGCTACGAGGCGGCGCGAGACGCAGCGCTCCAGCTTCCCGTCACTTACGAGCGTGGTGAGGGCGTCTTCGACAGCGAGGTCAACCGGGGGGAGGCCTACACGCCCCCCGACGCCGTGACGCCGGGTCATTTCTCGCAGGGCGACGTCGACAAGGCCATGACCCAGGCGCCGATCACGATCGACGTGACTTACACGACGCCAAGTCAGAACTCTGCTGCGATGGAACCGCATGCTTCGACGGCGGTCTGGGATGGGGACGGCTCGCTGACGCTGTACGGCGCTTACCAGATGCCCACATCGGATGCGTCGCAGCTTGCGAAGGCCCTCGGACTGTCGGTGAAGAAGGTTCGCATCATCTCGCGATATATCGGTGGCGGCTTCGGTTCGAAGCTCGGCATCGCGCCGGAGAGCGTTGCGGCAGCGATCGCAGCCAGGCAAATCGGGCGACCGGTAAAGGCGGTGATGGCGCGCCAGCAGGTATTCGAGGCGACCGTGCGGCGCTCCAATACGGAGCAGCGACTGCGCCTCGCAGCGAACAGCAATGGCCGGCTGACCGCGATCGGGCAGGAGAGCTTCGTATCGAACCTGCCCGGCGAGGACTATTTTGAGCCCGTCGGCATCGGCACTCACATGATCTATGCGGGCGAGAACCGACTGATCAGCCATCTACAGATCCCGCTCAATCTCGTCCTGTCGGGATCGATGCGCGCGCCGGGCGAGGCGGTGGGCATGATCGGTCTCGAATGCGCGATGGACGAGCTGGCCGAAAAGCTCGGCATGGACCCAATCGAGCTTCGCAAGGTGAACGACACGTCGGTCGATCCGGAGAAGGGCGTCCCATTCTCTTCGCGTAGCCTGACAACAGCCCTCGACGATGGCGCAAAGCGCTTTGGGTGGAGCGACCGCGCCAGGCCCGGCGAACGGCGCGACGGCGAGTGGCTCATCGGGCTTGGCATGGCCTCGGCGGTTCGCGGCAACATGCTGATGGAGTCCGCAGCGAAGGTCGAGATCCACTCGGACGGTTCTGCCACCGTAGCCTCGGCGATGACCGACATTGGCACCGGCAGCTATACGATCCTCGCGCAGATCGCCTCGGAGATTCTGGGCATCCCCGTCGATCGCATCAAGGTGAAACTCGGCGACACCAATGCGCCACCGGCGGCGGGCTCGGGAGGCTCGTGGGGAGCCGGCTCGTCGGGCTCCGCCGTCTACCTTGCCTGCGAGATGCTCAAGGACAAGCTCGCCAAGGCAATGGGCGTGGATGTCGAGATTTTGACCTTGAAGGACGGCGTCGCGATCGGTGCCAACAGGTCGGTACCGATCAGCGAACTGGTCGGCGAAGGACTTGACGCGATCGGGCACATCAAGCCGGGCAAGCAGGAGAAGGAGACAACCCAAGCCTCCTTCGGAGCCCACTTTGTCGAGGTCGGCGTGAACGTCGTCACCGGTGAGATCCGGGTCCGCCGGATGCTCGGCGTGTTCGCCGCCGGACGTGTCCTCAACGCGAAGACGGCTCGCTCGCAATGCCTTGGCGGGATGACGTTCGGGATCGGCGCGGCCCTCACCGAGGAACTCTACCACGACACCCGGAACGGTAAGCTCGTGAATCGGGATCTCGCGGAGTATCATGTCCCGGCAAACGCCGACGTGCCCCAGCTCGAGGTGCATTTCCTCGCTGAGCGCGACGTCCACGCGAACCCGATCCACGCGAAGGGCATTGGCGAGCTTGGTATCTCAGGTGCGGCGGCCGCTGTCGCGAACGCCGTCTACAACGCGACGGGCATCCGTGTGCGGGAGTTCCCGATCACGCTCGACAAGCTCTTGCCCGGCTTGCCTGACATTCAATGA
- a CDS encoding DksA/TraR family C4-type zinc finger protein, which yields MANGWAPDGAVQDQIDDTVRDAVSAARARMPVGEGTEGCDDCGEPISSARRDAVPSVRTCIACQSERDRTRTVSGINRRGSKDSQLR from the coding sequence ATGGCAAACGGATGGGCACCTGATGGGGCCGTGCAGGATCAGATCGACGACACCGTCAGGGATGCGGTCTCGGCAGCGCGTGCCCGGATGCCGGTCGGCGAAGGGACGGAAGGGTGCGATGATTGTGGTGAGCCGATATCGTCCGCGAGGCGAGATGCAGTGCCCAGTGTTCGCACCTGCATCGCGTGCCAGAGCGAGCGGGACCGGACGCGCACCGTCTCAGGTATCAATCGTCGCGGGAGTAAGGACAGTCAGCTTCGTTGA
- a CDS encoding PAS domain-containing sensor histidine kinase, protein MSEPPHSGSCAPQEDFKDLYDTAPCGYLSVAADGTIALANQRISSWTGYDHGALIGRRLQDVISVPARIFYETNVSPLLRLQGFIDEVAMDFRARDGSKVQCLVNAAERRDAAGDLIFTRLTIFRAIERRRYERALVDANDASQRAAAIERQASELREQFIAVLGHDLRNPLASISSGVRLLTERETISTRGQRILTLMQGSVIRASELVDNVLDFARGRLGGGIALSRDQQAPLTPVLEQVVAELTSVNPDRAIEVRFAIAEPVDCDRVRLGQLLSNLLGNALTHGAKSEPIRVDAATREDLLEISVANGGQPIEDAVMARLFQPFFRGNGHMHNVGLGLGLHIASEIAKAHGGILRAQSNAQETRFTFSMPMTTSPQIEI, encoded by the coding sequence TTGTCTGAACCGCCGCATTCCGGTTCCTGTGCACCGCAGGAGGATTTTAAGGATCTCTACGACACCGCGCCATGCGGCTATCTGTCGGTCGCGGCCGACGGAACGATCGCGCTTGCCAACCAGCGGATTTCGAGCTGGACGGGTTACGATCATGGCGCACTGATCGGGCGGCGGCTTCAGGACGTCATCAGCGTACCGGCGCGGATCTTCTATGAAACTAACGTCTCGCCGTTGCTGCGGCTGCAGGGCTTCATAGATGAGGTCGCAATGGATTTTCGCGCGCGCGACGGGTCGAAGGTGCAATGCCTCGTCAATGCCGCCGAGCGCCGCGATGCTGCCGGCGACCTGATCTTCACACGGCTGACGATTTTTCGCGCGATCGAGCGCCGGCGATATGAGCGCGCACTCGTCGACGCAAACGACGCGTCGCAGCGCGCCGCCGCGATTGAGCGCCAAGCGTCAGAACTACGCGAGCAGTTTATCGCGGTTCTGGGCCACGATCTGCGCAATCCGCTGGCGTCGATCAGTAGCGGCGTGCGGTTATTGACGGAGCGCGAGACGATCAGCACGCGTGGACAGCGGATCCTGACTCTGATGCAGGGCAGCGTGATCCGTGCGTCCGAACTCGTCGACAATGTCCTAGACTTCGCGCGCGGGCGGCTGGGCGGTGGCATTGCGTTGTCTCGTGACCAGCAGGCGCCGCTCACACCAGTGCTGGAACAAGTGGTCGCGGAACTCACGTCGGTTAATCCCGATCGCGCGATCGAGGTCCGCTTCGCCATTGCCGAGCCGGTCGATTGCGACCGTGTGCGTCTGGGCCAACTGCTGTCGAACCTGCTGGGCAACGCGTTGACGCATGGCGCCAAGTCGGAACCGATCCGCGTCGATGCGGCAACCCGCGAAGACCTTCTCGAAATCTCGGTCGCCAATGGTGGGCAACCTATCGAGGACGCAGTGATGGCGCGGCTGTTCCAGCCATTTTTCCGTGGAAATGGCCATATGCATAACGTCGGCTTGGGCCTTGGGCTGCACATCGCCTCTGAGATCGCTAAAGCGCATGGCGGCATATTGCGGGCACAATCAAACGCTCAAGAGACGCGCTTCACCTTTTCAATGCCGATGACAACATCGCCGCAAATCGAGATCTAG
- a CDS encoding alpha/beta fold hydrolase, giving the protein MKVTGHGAQTIVFAHGFGCDQNMWRLVQPAFEPEFRTVLFDHVGAGGSDLSAYDVVKYDTLQGYADDLVEIGRALDLNGAVFVGHSVSAMIGLLASIADQALFSKLVLVSPSPRYIDDGAYRGGFAPGDIEELLEALADNHLGWSAMMAPVIMANPDRPELGEELTNSFCRTDPAIAKQFARVTFTSDNRADLAKVSVPTLILQCREDAIAPQEVGNYVRDHIAGSELVVLDATGHCPNLSAPKDVIAAMRAFV; this is encoded by the coding sequence GTGAAGGTGACCGGGCACGGCGCCCAGACGATTGTTTTCGCGCATGGCTTCGGATGCGACCAGAATATGTGGCGGCTCGTTCAGCCCGCCTTCGAGCCAGAATTCCGAACCGTCCTGTTCGATCATGTAGGGGCCGGTGGCTCCGACCTCTCGGCCTATGACGTCGTCAAATATGATACCCTGCAGGGGTATGCCGACGACCTTGTCGAGATCGGCCGCGCTCTCGATCTGAACGGCGCCGTGTTTGTTGGCCATTCGGTCAGTGCGATGATCGGCCTGCTTGCCTCGATCGCCGATCAGGCGCTGTTCTCGAAGCTCGTGCTGGTCAGTCCGTCGCCCCGCTATATCGACGACGGCGCCTATCGCGGCGGGTTCGCGCCCGGCGATATCGAGGAGCTTCTGGAGGCACTGGCCGACAATCATCTCGGCTGGTCGGCGATGATGGCCCCGGTCATCATGGCCAACCCTGATCGCCCGGAACTCGGTGAAGAACTGACGAACAGTTTTTGCCGCACGGACCCTGCAATCGCGAAGCAGTTTGCGCGGGTGACCTTCACTTCCGACAATCGTGCCGACCTTGCGAAGGTCTCTGTTCCGACGCTGATCCTGCAATGCCGCGAGGACGCGATCGCGCCGCAGGAAGTCGGCAACTACGTCCGAGATCATATCGCCGGCAGTGAACTGGTCGTTCTCGATGCGACCGGCCACTGCCCCAACCTCAGCGCGCCGAAAGACGTCATCGCCGCGATGCGCGCCTTTGTCTGA
- a CDS encoding hemerythrin domain-containing protein — protein MSVFDQVIAAVTPPESDEARLEARANAQAVAEPGGWFAMILDHHLLLEDAFATTRAARDAASRTAALKHLGVILTGHAIAEEAVIYPGLGEAGEKGHATMGYNEQVMVKMQMAMLEKLEPMSQDFDDKLEHIRGAVAHHMYQEEGTWFIELSEKAPAADQAKITQRYQEEWSRYVGADA, from the coding sequence ATGTCCGTGTTCGACCAAGTGATCGCTGCCGTCACCCCGCCGGAAAGCGATGAGGCACGGCTGGAAGCACGTGCCAACGCGCAGGCGGTGGCGGAGCCGGGCGGATGGTTCGCCATGATCCTCGATCACCATCTGCTGCTCGAGGACGCATTTGCCACGACCAGGGCGGCGCGAGATGCAGCGTCGCGCACCGCCGCGCTCAAACATCTTGGCGTGATTCTGACAGGTCATGCGATCGCCGAGGAAGCCGTGATCTATCCCGGGCTCGGCGAGGCAGGCGAAAAGGGCCATGCCACGATGGGTTATAACGAGCAGGTGATGGTTAAGATGCAGATGGCCATGCTCGAGAAACTCGAACCCATGAGCCAGGATTTCGACGACAAACTCGAGCATATCCGCGGCGCGGTCGCGCATCACATGTACCAGGAAGAGGGAACGTGGTTCATCGAGCTATCGGAAAAGGCGCCGGCAGCGGATCAAGCAAAGATCACGCAGCGCTATCAGGAGGAATGGTCGCGCTATGTTGGCGCGGACGCCTGA
- a CDS encoding IS110 family transposase codes for MGNVTTIGLDLAKNVFQVHGVDAEGVAVVRQRLTRGRMLKFFAKLPPCLVGIEACATSHYWARELVALGHDVKLMPAQYVKPYVKRSKNDAADAEAICEAVTRPTMRFVGIKSPEQQSAMMLHRVRLILNRQRTQLSNAMRAHLAEFGVAAPIGRNGIEQLLDVIADPADERVPSDARFCLEMLAAQLRIVKEQILENDRRILASARETELGRRLMEIPGVGPLLASAIVATVPDPAIFRSGRNLAAWIGLVPRQNSSGGKERLGGITKAGHQYLRQMLIVGAMAVVRFAERNGAKRPWLVQLLARRKTKVAAVALANKNARMIWAMMASGERYREPLVA; via the coding sequence ATGGGGAACGTCACGACGATAGGTCTCGATCTCGCGAAGAACGTATTCCAGGTGCACGGGGTCGACGCGGAGGGTGTTGCGGTGGTTCGCCAGCGCCTGACCCGTGGCCGCATGCTAAAGTTCTTCGCCAAGCTGCCGCCGTGCCTGGTTGGCATCGAGGCCTGCGCAACCTCGCATTACTGGGCACGCGAGCTGGTGGCGCTCGGGCATGACGTGAAACTCATGCCGGCGCAGTACGTGAAGCCGTACGTCAAGCGCAGCAAGAACGATGCAGCCGATGCCGAGGCGATCTGCGAGGCGGTGACCCGGCCGACGATGCGCTTTGTCGGCATCAAGTCGCCTGAGCAGCAGAGCGCGATGATGCTCCATCGTGTCCGCCTGATCCTGAACCGCCAACGGACGCAGCTGTCGAACGCGATGCGGGCGCATCTGGCCGAGTTCGGGGTTGCGGCGCCGATCGGCAGGAACGGCATCGAGCAGCTCCTCGACGTGATCGCCGATCCTGCCGACGAGCGGGTGCCGTCCGATGCGCGGTTTTGCCTGGAGATGCTGGCGGCTCAGCTGCGCATTGTGAAAGAGCAGATCCTGGAAAACGACCGCCGCATCTTGGCGAGCGCACGCGAGACCGAGCTTGGCCGTCGGCTGATGGAGATACCCGGCGTGGGGCCGCTGCTCGCCAGCGCCATCGTCGCCACCGTTCCCGATCCTGCGATCTTCCGCTCAGGCCGCAACCTCGCCGCGTGGATCGGCCTGGTGCCGCGGCAGAATTCCAGCGGCGGCAAGGAGCGGCTCGGCGGCATCACCAAGGCCGGCCATCAGTACCTGCGCCAGATGCTGATCGTCGGCGCCATGGCGGTGGTGCGCTTTGCCGAACGTAACGGCGCCAAGCGGCCGTGGCTTGTTCAGCTGCTCGCCCGCCGCAAGACCAAGGTCGCCGCGGTTGCGCTCGCCAACAAGAACGCGCGCATGATCTGGGCGATGATGGCCAGCGGTGAGCGGTATCGTGAGCCGCTGGTGGCATAA
- a CDS encoding PQQ-binding-like beta-propeller repeat protein, giving the protein MRWAVASALSTVATAWAVIAQPADPLPAGPGHDLVTTTCAQCHAIGTAIAKRRSPEDWAGIIQRMIGLGAPLDADQAKVAQTYLVAHFAPQARSSDAVSAPRSAATQQAAITYPRPSGPSQWPAYGGGDANMNFSPLAQIAPKNVARLKQAWVFHYGAGQHDQGDQGLDARFEVTPLLIGGVMYISTPTNPLKPDLKSTITALEPETGKVIWKYEAPANIHGRGIAYWPGDAKTAPRILFGTDGGYVMAVDVTTGRPARGFGRGGRIDAYIGVASEMVGETRRDTYTIPNPVSIYKDLFITAARPGEAGPPGPLGDIRAWDVHTGRLVWTFHVVPQPGEPGHETYTGDEWRNVSGANVWSTMSLDAENGILYAPTGDLNADARGPNLYANTLLALDAATGKLRWHRQITHHDIWDWDSPTPAMLFDLDREGKKIPAVAITGKHGLFFMFERLTGAPLNGFEEKPTPQPSAPSDEVWPTQPFPTAPGPVARTQMTRDEVADLLPGMKNFCQSYWDENKVVSAPLYAPRQSPDHATITYPGPTGGPNWGGGSYNPDLGLYFINVQNRAVYRPKAEAGSGLGMSMHAAVPDAGQEAGPAAPYAPRPPRGRGTPAFSFKAPDGTYLSCGATPWGELVAVDVVHQRIAWRSPLGTTPSLGAKGLMTGAANLGGSMATKSGLVFIGASNDRKFHAYDGRTGKLLWQADLEASAHATPISFMGKDGRQYVVVAAAGGTAVGGREMSDTLVAYRLP; this is encoded by the coding sequence GTGCGGTGGGCCGTCGCGTCCGCATTGTCTACCGTCGCGACCGCGTGGGCCGTCATCGCGCAGCCAGCGGATCCGCTTCCTGCGGGCCCTGGCCATGATCTGGTCACCACCACCTGCGCGCAATGCCATGCGATCGGAACCGCGATCGCCAAGCGCCGCTCGCCCGAGGATTGGGCGGGGATCATTCAGCGTATGATCGGACTGGGGGCGCCGCTGGATGCAGACCAGGCCAAGGTGGCGCAAACCTATCTGGTCGCCCATTTTGCTCCACAGGCCCGTTCTTCCGACGCTGTTTCCGCGCCGCGTTCGGCCGCGACACAGCAGGCGGCGATAACCTATCCGCGCCCGTCCGGCCCGAGCCAGTGGCCGGCTTATGGCGGCGGGGACGCGAATATGAATTTCTCGCCACTGGCGCAGATCGCCCCGAAGAATGTCGCTCGCCTCAAGCAGGCGTGGGTTTTCCATTATGGCGCCGGCCAGCATGATCAGGGCGATCAGGGGTTGGATGCCCGCTTCGAGGTGACGCCGCTCCTGATCGGCGGGGTCATGTATATCTCGACGCCGACCAATCCGCTGAAACCCGACCTGAAATCCACGATCACTGCGTTGGAACCGGAGACGGGCAAGGTCATCTGGAAATATGAGGCGCCGGCCAACATCCACGGGCGTGGCATCGCTTATTGGCCGGGCGATGCGAAGACTGCGCCGCGCATCCTGTTCGGCACGGATGGGGGCTATGTGATGGCGGTCGACGTTACCACCGGCCGGCCGGCGCGCGGCTTCGGTCGGGGCGGAAGGATCGACGCCTATATCGGCGTCGCGTCCGAAATGGTGGGCGAGACGCGGCGGGATACCTACACGATCCCCAACCCCGTATCGATCTACAAGGACCTTTTCATCACGGCGGCTCGCCCCGGCGAGGCTGGTCCGCCCGGTCCGCTGGGCGATATCCGCGCATGGGATGTCCATACGGGCCGGCTCGTCTGGACCTTCCACGTCGTGCCGCAGCCAGGCGAGCCCGGGCACGAGACCTATACGGGGGACGAATGGCGCAACGTGAGCGGCGCCAATGTCTGGTCGACCATGTCGCTGGATGCCGAGAACGGCATTCTTTACGCGCCGACGGGCGATCTCAACGCCGACGCGCGCGGCCCCAATCTCTATGCCAATACGCTGCTCGCGCTGGACGCGGCGACGGGCAAGCTGCGCTGGCATCGCCAGATCACGCATCACGACATCTGGGACTGGGATTCGCCCACGCCCGCGATGCTGTTCGATCTGGATCGCGAGGGCAAAAAGATCCCGGCCGTGGCGATCACTGGCAAGCACGGCCTGTTCTTCATGTTCGAGCGGCTGACTGGCGCGCCGCTCAACGGCTTCGAGGAGAAGCCGACGCCGCAACCGTCGGCTCCCTCCGACGAAGTGTGGCCCACCCAGCCTTTCCCGACCGCGCCCGGCCCGGTCGCGCGCACGCAGATGACGCGCGACGAGGTGGCCGATCTCCTCCCCGGCATGAAGAATTTCTGCCAATCCTATTGGGACGAGAACAAGGTTGTCAGCGCGCCGCTCTATGCGCCGCGCCAGAGCCCCGATCACGCCACCATCACCTATCCAGGGCCCACTGGCGGGCCGAACTGGGGAGGGGGATCGTACAATCCCGATCTGGGCCTTTACTTCATCAACGTGCAGAATCGCGCCGTCTATCGGCCTAAGGCGGAGGCGGGTTCGGGGCTGGGGATGAGCATGCATGCGGCCGTGCCCGACGCGGGGCAGGAGGCCGGCCCCGCCGCGCCATACGCGCCCCGCCCGCCACGTGGCCGCGGCACGCCCGCCTTCAGCTTCAAGGCGCCCGACGGCACCTATCTCTCCTGCGGCGCGACGCCATGGGGAGAGCTGGTCGCGGTCGATGTCGTCCACCAGCGCATCGCGTGGCGAAGCCCGCTCGGCACCACGCCCTCGCTGGGGGCGAAGGGGCTCATGACGGGCGCGGCCAATCTGGGCGGCAGCATGGCCACCAAATCCGGACTGGTCTTCATCGGCGCGTCGAACGACCGGAAATTTCACGCTTATGACGGCCGCACCGGGAAATTGCTGTGGCAGGCCGATCTGGAGGCGAGCGCACATGCGACGCCGATCAGCTTCATGGGCAAGGACGGCAGGCAATATGTCGTCGTAGCGGCTGCCGGCGGCACGGCGGTCGGTGGGCGGGAAATGTCCGATACGCTCGTCGCCTATCGCCTGCCATGA
- a CDS encoding ThuA domain-containing protein, giving the protein MRPLTIFAWAAVAAFPAIAQTPPAPPPSGGTPPPGMGDPWVGRKKLLVIADVQTGFQHDSINHAMGVIEQLGRESGAYISVLRTDSQLITDLPIKGQGTRYSGRPINAHSLSYFDAVFFLGSGVGSLTDQQKADLLNFVKQGKGFIAGHAATVAYYEWPAFTDLIGGFMDSEYRVETMKLLNDDPKFPGASAFPKAFTLRDQFPVMKAPFSSKDVHVILRLDPRALTPDQLSRRPDGDIPLMWAKPYGQGRVVNLTIGHQEEVWDDPRFRKLALGAIRWALGGVPADVALANSSAPAK; this is encoded by the coding sequence ATGCGCCCGCTGACGATCTTCGCATGGGCGGCCGTGGCCGCTTTCCCGGCCATCGCGCAGACGCCTCCCGCGCCGCCACCGTCGGGCGGGACGCCACCGCCGGGCATGGGCGATCCCTGGGTGGGCAGGAAGAAGCTGCTCGTGATCGCGGACGTGCAAACCGGCTTCCAGCACGACAGCATCAATCATGCGATGGGTGTGATCGAGCAGCTGGGGCGCGAAAGCGGCGCCTATATCAGCGTGCTGCGCACGGACAGCCAGCTCATCACCGACCTGCCGATCAAGGGGCAGGGGACGCGTTATTCCGGGCGGCCGATCAACGCGCATTCGCTGAGCTATTTCGATGCCGTCTTCTTCCTCGGGTCCGGCGTGGGATCGCTCACGGATCAGCAGAAGGCAGATCTTTTGAACTTCGTGAAGCAGGGCAAAGGCTTCATCGCCGGTCACGCCGCGACGGTCGCTTATTATGAATGGCCGGCTTTCACCGATCTGATCGGCGGCTTCATGGACAGTGAATATCGTGTCGAGACGATGAAGCTGCTGAACGACGATCCAAAATTTCCGGGAGCCTCCGCTTTCCCGAAGGCATTCACGCTGCGCGACCAGTTTCCGGTCATGAAAGCGCCCTTTTCCAGCAAGGACGTACATGTGATCCTGCGGCTCGATCCGCGCGCGCTGACCCCGGACCAATTATCGCGCCGTCCCGACGGGGACATACCGCTGATGTGGGCCAAGCCTTACGGGCAGGGTCGGGTGGTGAACCTCACCATCGGCCATCAGGAGGAGGTATGGGATGATCCCCGCTTCCGCAAACTGGCTCTGGGGGCGATCCGCTGGGCGCTGGGTGGCGTTCCCGCTGATGTTGCGCTCGCGAACAGTTCTGCCCCTGCCAAATAA